The Demetria terragena DSM 11295 sequence ACCGCTAGGCGACCAAGACCGGCGTGGTCAGCGGACAAGTGATGGGCGAAACCGCATCTACCGCAAGGTTTCTCGCGGCCGAAACCTCGATGTCTTCTGCGTCGACATGCGCACATACAAGAGCACAAACACGAGCAACGTGGAGAAGCACCGGGTTCCGGTCTTCGGACGGGAGCAACTGTCGTGGTTGATCCGGGAGCTTCGCCGATCGCGGGCGACCTGGAAGGTCATCGCAGCGGATCTGCCACTCGGTCTCGTGATTCCCGATGGGGAGACGGCCTTCGAGGGCCTCGCCAACGGCGAACCAGGGGCTCCACTCGGGCGCGAGCACGAGATTGCCTACCTCTTGCGGGAATTGAAGAGACACCAGGTGTCCAACCTGTTGTGGGTGACTGCAGACGTGCACTACTGCGCGGCGCACCATTACGACCCGGCTCGTGCCGCCTTCACCGACTTTGACCCGTTTTGGGAACTCGTTGCGGGCCCGATCTCTGCGGGCGCGTTCGGTCCCAGCGAACTGGACTCGACGTTTGGTCCGACGGCCGTGTTCCGCAAATTCGGGACGACGAACCAATCGCCGCGCAAGGGCGACGCCCACTTCTTTGGGCATGTCGACGTCGCAGATGACGGACTCCTGACCGCGAGTCTTCGAGATATCACCGGTGCGGTGCTGTGGCGCCGGGATCTCCAGCCGGTGTGACGGAGTTCGCACCCTCGTGACTTGCTGGTAGACCCCTGTTTCGTGCTGCACTTGAGGCATGACACCGAGTACGTCGTCGCGACCAAAATGCACCAAGCCGCACCTCAGCGGCTGGATTGGGGTCGTGCTATCTGCCGAGAATGCCCAGGAGTTGGCGCATTTCTATCGGGACATGCTCGGCTGGCCATTGCATGACGATGAGCCGGACTGGTGCACAATGCAGATTCCCGGCGCTGCGGCCAACCTCGCGTTTCAGAGTGAGCCCAACTATCAGCGGCCGGCCTGGCCCGCCACCGGCACTCAGCAGCAGATGATGCTGCATCTCGACATCGGCGCAACCTGTCTGTCAAAGGCCGTGGGCTCCGCCGAAAA is a genomic window containing:
- a CDS encoding VOC family protein, which translates into the protein MTPSTSSRPKCTKPHLSGWIGVVLSAENAQELAHFYRDMLGWPLHDDEPDWCTMQIPGAAANLAFQSEPNYQRPAWPATGTQQQMMLHLDIGATCLSKAVGSAEKLGATLAESQPQSDVRVMFDPAGHPFCLYEDA